The Balaenoptera acutorostrata chromosome 6, mBalAcu1.1, whole genome shotgun sequence genome includes the window AAGAAGCTAACATGGGGTCCTAGCAAAGATAAAGTCAGTGGAGACAGTGATTGTGGGGAAGTCATTCAGGATAGCGTTTTGTTCTACATCAAAGGCACAGATGATGGACCCTGATCAAGGTCGCATGGGGAGGTAGAGGGGGCACTGCGTCCCCTTCCCAAGATCCCATCTTGACTCCTCTGGATACAAAGTGGCTCTGAGACGGCTCCAGATGGAGACTGAACCCATGACCTCTCCGCATAAAGACATCATGACACCCACTACGCCATCTGGGGCTCATAAAACCACATTCTCTATCTTTTCTTGGCTCTCAGGCTAGTCAAAAGCTGAAGGGCAATATTTGGGACGGCTCTGGTTTATTCGTGGGCTTTAATTCAGAACACATTTCCACAAAGAGAGGCAGAACAAAGCACAATAGCACTAAagttcaatttacattctcaatcagtgaaacaaaatggaaataaaaaacagttgTGCAAGAGTCATTTATAACTAAACTATGGCTCCAAAAGAGCCTTTCCTATAATGTCAtggaataaaagacatttttaaaccaCCAGCAAGAAAAGCTTAAGTGACCAAAAAAGGAGAGGTGAAggctttctattaaaaaaaaaaatgaaatgaaattagagcacccATGGCAGCGTGCAATCTCTCTCTCCTAATTTGGCAGATACAAAGTCATTTCAGTATCTCCTGATTTAAAGTGTTTTCCTCCTGGTGTTGTTGGTTTTGGTGCTGCTAGGCATTGGGAAGTCAGTGCTGTCACAGGAAATTCTGCAGGTTTCACTTCACAGTTTGGCGAGACTCCTCCAAGACCACAGCGCTTGTCTGCCATCACATCTCCGTGATTTCCAGGTACAAACTTGCCATAGTGAGTTATGTCTGGCTTGTTCtgcaaaaaaaatttaccaagtgCTAGCAGATGGCTACAATTGCAACCACCATTGGCAGCTCCGCAGTTAAGAACCAGCACACAAAGCACGAGTGTTCTTACAGGATGGGAACCGTTCTAAGATTGCAGTGCTAAATAAAGGGACTCCCTGAGTTAAATTTCAAACTTGATCTCCCACAGCTAGTCAGCAGCAGAACCAGAAGGAGACTCTTGACTCCACGTCTTGCACATCTTCTGCAAAGCTAAGAAATGAAAGTTCTTAGAAGAACACACACAAGCCCTCACAAGACTGGTCCATAAAGCCGCTCACAGCTCCTCGGGGTGCCAAGCTATCCTCACCACCAGGCCttcatttgtgccgtattttCTCTGAAACGTTTCTGAGTCCCCGTGCTAGTTTGTCACTGTCTGTTTAGTGTTTCTTTTACAGGACCTTTCCCACATTATATTGTAACTATCTATTTATAGGCCTGTTTCCACAGTTGTACTGTAAACTTCCGAAGGATATGGGACATCCTTCAGTCATCCTTGTCTCCAGGGATTTCAGCCCAGTGCTTGGTACGTAGTCAGGGCCTTGTGAAATGTTTATGGAATGGATTAATGCTCCATCCATACTAAATGCAGTAATTTTTCCAAGCtaggtttttttccattttggttttcctttaatttctgtaTGGATACCTACTAAAGAAATCTACTTAGAAGATACATTTCGATAGGGTAGGAAAGAGTTGGAGGGCAAACTTGTTTGTTAGCTCCTCCAGAACCCAATTCATAAAGTCAACTCCTTTGCTTGCCCCTAAGAGAGTTTAGAATGGCTTAATacttggataaacaacaaggtcctactatataacatagggaactatatgcaatatcctgtgataaaccataacagaaaagaatatgaaaaagaatgtatatatctataaaacggagtcactttgctgtacagcagtagttaacacaacactgtaattcaactatacttcaataaaaaatttaaaaagaatggctTAATACttgtttcccagactcccttgcagctcagTGTGCCATGGGAGCAGTTATGGCCAAAGATATGTCAGTGAAGGTCCCATGGGAGGTGTCCCCTTCTTCTTGCACTGAAGGTCACCGCAGCCACCTCCAAACAGGGGGCAGCAAATGTGAATCTGAAATCCATCACACCAAGGATGGAGGAGCAGGGAGACAGAAAGATCCGGGATCTCGGGGTACATCACAGAGCAGCTGAACCTACATCGGCAACTGTTATCTCCAGACTTCCTGttctataagaaaaagaagccCTTCTTTTTTTGAAGCCATATTTAGCCCAAAGGTGGCCTAATGTCTTTGAACATTTTCAATTCAACAAAAAATAGTGGAGCAATTGCTCCGAGCAGAGCACTGTGCTAGTTTGAGGGGAAAGACATAGTTTGACTAAGACAAAGCATCAAGGAAGAGGCTTTTTGGAATTTATAGCAAAGCCTATTTGAGAGTACTGTCATGTTCCCAAgtcttataatattttgttttttctgctatGACTCCCCAGTATAAggctatgtatgtattttttctgaaCAATTATAAAATAGGTTGTAGCTTTCATGACACTTTACCCCTGAATACTTCATAAGGAATCATTTCCAGATATAATCTAATGctcagtccatattcaaatttccccagttgtccACCCCAAACATGTCCTATAGTTCAGCCGTCCCCAACCTTTTAGGCCCCAGGGATGGGttccgtggaagacaatttttccatggacagtGGGTggggttcaggcggtaacgcgagtgatggggagaagcagatgaagcttctctcGCTTGCcaaccgctcacctcctgctgtgcagcctggttcctaactgGTTCCTGCTGTGGACCACTACCCGtctgcggcccaggggttggggacctctgctctAGTTGGTTTTTAGAACCACGATCCAAGCATTGCATTCTGTTTTTATCTAAACTAGCCCTCCCAACCCCTTATATCTGCATGATATTGGCTTGTTGGAGAGACCAGGCCAGTTGTCATGAAAAGTGGCTCACTTTAAGgattttttcagattgtttcctgttggtgttattttattttatttttttactttttttttttggctgcattgggtcttcactgctgcgcgcaggctttctctagttgtgcgtAACTTCTATTTTGTTACAGACCAATGAGGCACATCCCTTGGCTTATACCTGATTGCGGCCACAGTAATTGAATTATGTTCACTTCACATCTCTCCTTGGTGCCCTTACTGGGTTCCACTTCCCATTTTGTACACTTTGTCTTTGGTATGTTCCCTTTGAACATACCATCTACTTCATCTATTGATGATGTGTTCGTTTTTTGTCTGCTTCCCAGCCCGAGGGCAGAGATCCTCCTTCCCTTTGTTGATGTATCCCCCAGGCTCCTGGAAGGGCATCTGAAGCATAGTGGGTGTTCAGGACATGCCTGCTGAGTGAAGATGTCAGCTTCCTCCACTGGactctgccccttctcccctctctgcatTCTCATGCGGGAGGGTAAAGCACAGTGCTTATTCTCAAATACATACAAAGGCCTAAAgttacagaataaaaatgtacatcGTAGTCCCAGAATTTTCGAATCAGACAGTATGCTCGATATCAATATTTGGGTCCTAATAAAATCTCATATGTAATTCACTAAGGATTAGattcttttctaacattttatgagTTACtccaaaggggaaagaaatatCTCTTCAAACTTTCATTTAACACAGAGTGTCTTCTTAGGGGTTGTGGATTTCTGGGCGCTGGGGAGGGCCTTTGGTTACTTGCAGACATTCGGGGTAGGTGGCCTCAGTGGGGCAGATGCggggcagcggggggggggggggcttggcTGCTCAGAGCGGTCCCAACCAGCTCGTCAAACATGTTGCAGAAAAAGGCACGTTCAGTAAATGTGGGAGCTGACAGTCGGTCGTTCTCTCCCTCAATTCCACCCGGTAGTGCACAACAGACACTGTAAGGGGTGCAGAGGAACCTTTCCAGTGAGGTCAGAGGAAGCAGAATCTAAGACTGGGTGGGGGGCCTGGGTCCACCCCTTCCaccttcccacctccacctggTGGGCTTAAAGACCTGAGCACGCTGGTGGAAGCAGCTGGAATGAGAATTTGTATCTCCAGCTGTCAAAGGGAACAAGTTTGTCTGGAGACTTGGCTAAATTGGTATTGTAGGAACCCAGGTTCATGTttggtaagaagaaaaaaaattaaatgaggccGTTAAACATGTGAAATGATCCTCTGAGATTTTTGAGTGACATTAATATTGGAAGtgaggtggaggggtggagggggaggaataATATTTGGAAGGCTATAAATCTCGGGTTAGTTGTTCAGATAGTCCTGTgctcagaggcagagagggatcTGTGGGTTGATTGAACCGTTATTTTTACAAGCTGGCCTTTGCTTTAATAGGAATTTATACTGGATGAGTTtggtatttaaagaaagaatggacTCAGAGAAAATAGGCTCATGTACAAATCCGGAGCACATCATGTTACACAGTTTGGCTGAGGAATTTTGGTtgcctgagaaatcagctgtttaaaAGCAAGGGATCTTGTGTAAAAATCCTAATTATGTTAGTAGCTATAAGGAACACTTACTGAGTGGAGAAACTGACTTAAATGTGCTAATTTTTCCaggattttttacttttcaaaaattagGAACTGAGGGCAAGAGATGCACCATTAATTTATTTGAGACAGTTTCATAATTAAGCAAGTACACTTAAGGAACATATTAAACTACTACTTTgggaataattttagaataacagcaaagttgcaaaaatagtacagactgTTCCTtgtacccagtttcccctaatgtttccattttatctcctcacTTAAGAGTGTAAGTTATACTCCTTaaattttttatggtttccttagagtttacaatatgcatttttaaaataatctaatccCACCTTGAAATAACACTACACCACTTGATGGGTGCAGGAACTTTATAACATAGTATTCCCAATTCTTTTCTCCCATCCTTGTGACGTGGCTGTCATTAATTTCACTTATCCATGTGCCATAATTCCTTAACACATTGTTACTATTGTCCCTTAAAACAGTTATATGTTATCCATTAGGCCACCAGGGctgataaaagttattttttagattgattAAGAAGCAGAAAACTCAAGGATTTCATTTTACCAGCATTCATTTCTCCTTGGAAGTTCCTCCTTTATGTAGATATAATTTTCtgatctttgtcagttgctctgtttttaatgtttgtgGTAACATAGGTGCCAaaggcttcaaattcctctaatgtccttgtttttgtctctcctcttttttttttttttaatacttatttatttggctgagccgggttttagttgcggcattcaggatctggttccctgaccagggatcaaacctgggccgcctgaattgggagcacagagtcttaaccactggaccaccagggaagtcccttgtctcTCATCTTGATTTGGGGTTTCCCTAAGTACTGTTGCTCAGCTTGAGTCTGTGTCTTGCAGTTCTCTTGGCTGTGATCTACTCTTAACTATCCTGGAGGCCTGCGGGTGTGATGGTGAACTGTGCGGGAGGGAAAACATTCTATAATCTTGCAGTAAATCCCAGTCTCTAGTGGGACTCTGTTTGAGGGTGTGGCCTTCACAACTGTTTCTGACTCTCCCCAAGGATATGGCTCTTTCCCCTGCCCCTACGCCTTCCCTTGGCTGCAGCATTTCCTTGAAGCCCTATCCCCTGCTGACATGTTCCCCCAAAACACCGCATCACATGAGAAAGGAAGGATGTAGAAGGCTGAATTGGGGGAGAATTTATTTCCTCTAGCTGGGATAAGATTTCAGAATTGCACTCTGGCCAAGTCCTTTCTCTGGAGAGTAAGATTCTGCTACATAGAAAGCTCCATTGCCACCCCTtcgtccccaccccctccagagcCACCAGGGTacctctctccatcctcaccatGAGAGCCTGCAGGGGTTCCTGAAGGTAATGCCCTCCAAGAGTCTGGCTCCCAGGATTTTCTCCCTCTCAACTAGTCATCCTTGGCTTCCAGCAGTTTGTCAAAATTACCTTTTAAGTCATCCTGCTAGTCTATGGCTCCTGCTGCAGGTAAGCAGATCTTGGCTCCTATATCTCTCTGGATGTGCCTGTCTCTCCAAATTTTGGGGTGACAATTAGCCTTGCAACTTTAGTTCTTTGATGAGTCTATGAAAACTTGctgatttccagtttttccagattttccttATCGTAAGGATAGGAGTGATGACTTCTGGAAACTGCTTctcttaatgttaacatcttatataaccatagtacagttgttaatactaagaaattaacattggtactacACTATTAAGTAAACTGCAGACTTCATTCTACTTTCACCAAGTctttccattaatgtcctttgTCTGTTCCGGATCCAAATAAgaacatgttgcatttagttatcTATCTGCCTAGTCATCCTCAATCTGTGAGagcttctcagtcttttcttgattttcatgactttttcaagtttgaatatctctcattttgcttttttctgatattttctcatgattagacttgggttatgggtttgggggaagcATAGTACAGAGGTGAATGCTTTTCTTATGCATCATATCAGAGGGTACATGATTTCAAGATGACTTATAATTGAGGATGTTATCAGGACCACTAGACTTAGGTGGTACCTGCCAGGTTtattcactgtaaagttattctttttctctctcaaatctctGTTAGCTAGAAACCCAACACTAAACCCAATACATGGTCAAAATAAAACTCCACTTCTTGGAGGCAGGAATatctaaatatctttatatattatttgtaatttttctgtaatttatttttctggtcaatgatttatttatataagtatggactcatggacatttattttattctttggtttataatccggtatttggttgtttgttttgttgctcaatttgttaaaattgtctagtttaatctctgggcttataattcattcagtctgtgtctgttttaagtaaatgaatgtcAAGTTGCTGTTTCTCCCTGCAGGTGCCTGTCACTCTCTAGAGTTCCTGTTGGTTGCTTGTCCTGCAACCTCAGTTTTAGGAAGGGTTtgaaaaaagtcattaatttcCAACAACACTCTTTCCAGCTCTCTACATCTCTGAAGTCAATTGTAAAATGTTGATATCTGCCTTTCCTGCCTATCAGgaacacctttccatttattcagaaaaatgtttcagaaaaataccTGGTAAAACATGATCTAAGAACTCACATGAAAATAATGGATgtataattacaatataatttttgactcattggttctatgtgctttgaagtcttttcatccaggctggtgacattaaagaaaataaaaatggacagattatttcttagtttcatttccattctctctctttgcatCACTTCCACTTGTCCCTCACTTGATGGAACCTATTACACACATGAGGACCACGACTCTTGGCTTGTTTTACACCCACCTTATCAATCATGCTGTTTTGCCTTACAGCAATATGCTCACTCCCTGCTTTGTCCACAGTGGAGAACATAGTAAATTATCTAAAACAGAAAGCTCACATTACTCccataaagcacagaaaacaagcaGGGGGAATGTTCATGTGACACCCCCATCAAGCAGCCCTCGCAGAGAGGTATAACAGTAAATATCAATGGCGATAAAAAGGGAAGGCTTTTCAAATGGCCACACCTCCCAGGATCTTAGAAAGAGATGCAACGTGCATCTAGGACTCGAAGAGGTTTAAAGGTCAAAACAGGTCAGAGAGAGTAGACCTAAAACCATCTTATAGATTTGAGCAATTACCTGAGGAAAAAACCCATTTCCTAATATACCTGACAGATGCTGAGGAAGTAGTAGGGAAATGTACCATCTTGTAAGATAAAGCACAATAAAAACGTATTCTGACAGGAGACCGAtgacatttaaattgtaaaaagctgttttcatctttctctccagACAACATTAATTAGAAAGAGATCCATACCTATGGCGGGTATTATCCAAATGAACTGGATAATCCGCAGACCacttgatttaataaaaaaaaaaaaaaaaaacttttgattgTTGAGGGCTCAAATTATttgtcaaaaaacagaaaacttaagtTTCTCAATTGAATATTATCACAACATTAAAGGATGACTCCAGAAACACTAAAATTGGAAAGGGAAGCAAAAAGTGTACTGCATATTAATGGCCTTCCTATTGTATCTTCAGCTTCTGCTGAAATAAGTAATGATTCaataggagagaaagggaatcttTCTGAAATTCACCTTAATAACTGAGCAGCAGGCACTTCCTATACTTATGGCTTCTTTTATTACAGAGATAAAAATCATCACATAGGTCAGGGAAATAATCCAATATAATACTGCTTAATTTTTTAGGGGAGGGGTCTTTATTTAACACGAGGGTTCCTCTCTACTATACACACTATCCTAGTTGGATtaggttttctggaagagtttccttattgatttacaTTCTAAACACATGCCCTAAAGGTTTCATAAGAAATATACATGTAAGCCTAGAAAAGTACTGAGCAGGATTAGGTTTTAGAGTTTGTGAAATACAAGAAACAACATTAGGATTGTCAAGAATATGatgcaatagaaaaataagtcaTTTAACATACTGGGTTAcaccaaattctttttctgcatctactaagGTGATCATTGGACTTTCCTCCTTTATCCTATAAATATGATGTGTAataatgattgatttttttgaatGTGAAAACAACCTTGTCTTCATGAAATAAACTCTCTTTAATGGTTTTTGTGTCCATTCCCATTTCCCCAAGATTTTTCACTTCTTAATTTCTGGCAGTGCTAGATTTCTCTCAtcctctttcattccttccaCCTTGCTGGAATTTACATGCGTCGCAATCCAGACATTAGCATTGTGTGTCGTAGCAGAGAATGCTGAGACCAAAGAAACAGGCAAACTGGAAGACTATGGTGGAGGTCGTGGCATAGCTGTTAATAAGACCAGGAACCTTTCATTTCAGGAAGAACCACAATCTccctcataaacatagatgcataATTCATAAACAGATCATAAGCAAAATATAGCACAGTGAAGATAAGATCTGTGATACTAAAGTCAACACATACATTG containing:
- the LOC103000102 gene encoding uncharacterized protein LOC103000102 isoform X4; the protein is MNISEILLKIYWLLERCHYTPVIYTEAYCLVHSDWRASPSRSLLVKLHAAQNKPDITHYGKFVPGNHGDVMADKRCGLGGVSPNCEVKPAEFPVTALTSQCLAAPKPTTPGGKHFKSGDTEMTLYLPN